Proteins found in one Mytilus edulis chromosome 2, xbMytEdul2.2, whole genome shotgun sequence genomic segment:
- the LOC139511413 gene encoding baculoviral IAP repeat-containing protein 7-like, with translation MLSVMRSPSLSRGGYDDVSQHPLERLHPLRVDVELRRNTFTNWPTNMFVSPGKLCDNGFYYMGITDKVQCAFCGGILSGWTKDDDVHSEHSKHFGQCELVRVKNNNCVRRFDFSSSVQTCQKKENKSQEKNVKPHNSQYSLYCDRLSTYQSWPRTLKQKPNDLAATGLYYKGTRDTCQCYMCGGILSGWDTEDIPQAEHKKWFPKCPLVSG, from the exons ATGTTGTCAGTAATGCGGTCTCCGTCTTTGTCAAGAGGGGGATACGATGATGTATCTCAACACCCCCTAGAAAGATTACATCCATTACGTGTAGATGTTGAACTAAGGAGGAACACATTTACAAACTGGCCGACGAATATGTTTGTGTCACCTGGAAAGTTGTGTGATAATGGCTTCTACTATATGGGAATCACGGACAAGGTCCAGTGTGCTTTTTGTGGAGGAATTTTAAGTGGCTGGACAAAGGACGATGATGTCCATAGTGAACATTCTAAACATTTCGGACAATGTGAACTTGTTCGTGTGAAGAACAATAACTGTGTAAGAAGGTTTGATTTTTCTAGCTCTGTCCAGACATGTcagaagaaagaaaacaaatctcaAGAAAAGAATGTAAAACCGCACAACAGCCAATACTCTCTGTATTGTGACAGATTGTCTACTTACCAATCATGGCCAAGAACATTGAAACAGAAACCAAACGATTTAGCAGCTACTGGTCTTTACTACAAAG gAACTAGAGACACATGTCAGTGTTATATGTGTGGAGGGATACTCTCTGGATGGGACACGGAAGACATTCCACAAGCTGAACATAAAAAGTGGTTTCCAAAATGTCCACTTGTTTCCGGTTGA